The genomic stretch TCTCCAAGTATGGATGATACACTACTCGAGACTACGTGGAAAATGAATAGGATCTTTGTCTTTGTGGATATAAGCTGGGTCCTATTGGCAGGAAAAGTCATCTTTCCTACCCATTTTTCGTACATCTATATGGCACTGATATTTTGAGCAGAAGAATTTTTATCTATAAAGATTTAAAATAGATCAGTCCTGTAAGTCGAACAGTTCCATGAATGGGTTGAGCAGGAGATGCATGAAAGTTATTGGTTCTAGTGACTCTTAGGTTTTGGTAATTGAGAAGGCTCCTTGCCTGAATTTATGGCTTATTGTTCATGTTGTATAGGAGTAATGAGCAAATTGATGAATTTCAGTGTAGCATGGGTTATTCTTTGTTCTTGTTATAAGCTGAAAAAATATCTTCTTGCTATACCTTTTCAGAAGTGGTCATTAATATAATCCTAAATGTCCATGTGCTATGCCTGCAGTCACAACCTGGCATGGTGAGTATGATGCAGTAACATGTCAAGTTGGCATACCAATATGTCCATGCTAGTAATTTATTGGCATGGTGTGCACTGGTTACTTCGGTCCTGGATTAAGACACTTCTGTCATGAGACTAAAAGATGAACCATCCATTCCAAGTAACAACATATACTGCCAGTTACTACTTGCAGTACCAACAGAATCTTTTAGGGCAAAAGTTGAACTAGATTTTTTTGGTCAATAAGTCCTTGTGGTACTTAATCAAGACTGAATTCTGTTGTTCCTGGTTTACCATATGAAATAATTCTTACacatgatcctttttttttttgctatgctCTCTTGTTTGTAACTATTAACATATACATATTGTCTGTCTATCGGTAACCTGTCGCTGTTTTGTACTTTGACTATAGGAGTTAAAGGTTAGGATAAAGCTACATGTGCTTTGATGTACTGGTTTTCCTGTTGGTGCCTGATTATGTGGTACAATTAATTATATATACTTGGCTATTTGTATCTCTTGCAGGGTAGAGGAACTTGAATCTGCATATTTTAATGAAAAGAAAGTTAGTACATCCGTACAAATGGAATTGGATGAACTGAAAAAGCAAAGTGAATATTGTGAGAAGGTAGATACGTGATCACATCTAGTTCCATTTCGTTCATTTGTCTTCTTTTTTGCATTACTTTTGCAATCACTAATTGCAACGTACTttgattctttcttctctttaatcTTTGCTCTAGATATTATTAttttgaatataataaaaaaaagcatCAGATCCATTAATATCACTGTTGCTTATATCCTGATTCTTCCTTTTCTGTCTAGAGGCTATATGTTTCTGATGGTCATGAACTAATAACAATTTGATTGTCTATAAAAGGTTGAACAGATGAGTGAGCATCTTTACATCCCAAATTTTTTTGTAGATGATCGACATTAGAAAAAATTTAACAAACCAGCTTCTGGAGGTTAGCCTCCAGTTGTTCTAATGGATATGAAGAGATTTACATGATATCTTGAAAAAATTAATCATTTGCCAATTTTGGGGATTTCCTTTTCATATTTTCTTAGTTTCCATTAGCACATCTGAAACATTCAATATTTGTCCAAGTCTCTTCAAATATTTGTCATAACCCTTGAACCggcttcccctttttttttttttttttttttttctctttctgctACATGCTTCCACTTGCTTCtgttagattaatatgttttgtcTTTGTACTTGTTGAGCTGCTTGATGGTTATTATGTGATTTGGAAACTGAGAATTAACGTATATAGGTCAGCAGAAGCTATAGGTCATTTCTTTATAATTTGACTGCAAACTGGAGTGAGATGATTTGAACTTAAAGATGCAGTAGGGAGCAAAAGAGGGCCAAAATATGCACCAACATATATAAGTATAAAGGATATGATGATGCTGAAATCAGTTGAATAGGTGGGCTGTGGCTGAAACCTCAATTAGTTCAGATTATTGGCTCTGTTATTGTTGCTGTCTGTAATTCTGTCTCATAGTCCTGTCACTTGGTGGATTCACCATGtcatgaaaatttctttttgaccagcacagatagcgacaagtctcaTCTTAGATGTTTTATCATAATGATTGACTATGGTtggcataaatataaatatttgatccTTAACTGGGAGCTTTAGAATTTTTTTGATACTGGTAATTGACAATATGGTTTAAGCCTTTCTTCTGTTGTGTATTTACACAGAATTATAATCACTAAATTTTTAAGCCTTTCTTACGTCTATCATGTCATCATTGCACTGAGCTTCTTTGATATGCCCAGGAAATACCTTTGATCTCTGAGGCTTATAAATTGCttgatccttttattttctttgcaGGTTGTAAATAAATTTTATGAGATCCGTGAGAGAGAGAATGGGCTTTTTGCAGATATGACATTGCTAGACAAGTGTTCTTGCCTGCTAGATGATCCTCCAGACAATTGGATTTTCAGCAGTGACAAGGAAACATCCACTTCAAAATACATTGTAAAGTTAACTTACCATTTGTTGTATGGTGTATATGCCTTCAgaaatttataagccccaatgaaaTCATTAGGTTGTATTTTGCTGTCGCTTAAGGAGGGTGTGAATTAAATTGtgctatattttgaatgtgaATTTCTGCTGTAGGAGTTCTACTTTTCACACTTCTGCTTCTATATACACAGAAGTCTGAATGCCATATATATTGTCTGAACTCTGTTGGATGCTATATCATCTATTTTAACATCTGAAGCTATATTCGACTGTAAGCACATAATAGGATATTGCTGATGGATTCTGGATTGGTTTGAAAACTTTTACATACTGAATCACAGAACCAATATAGGACTAAAGAACCAATAAAATGGAGAGAAATTTATTTTACGAATGGTGTGAGGAACTACATATATGCTCATGCTGGCGAAGAAAATTAATGACTATAATTAATCTAATATCTGATggtcaaaattttacattatgcaAATAAGCAATTTGAGGGTCAGCTTTCTGAGCATGTAGCTaaaagttgaaccacaagttgtcCTATTCCCAGTGGATCAGATGCAAGTATTTGCTTCCATAGCCATCAACTTTACCCTTCTACTGTCCTTTTTTGCCTGTGTGTAGTTGTGTATGTTCTTTTTGTGTGTGTgggcttttttctttttatttttgaggtcgggaagaggggagggggggaggtGGATGGTTGGTCACTATGAAAATGAAAAATAAGGCATTCTGCTATGGCATATATGATTATATGGAATGCAAATGGTTCAGTTATATAATGTCTTATGAAGCCTGAAAGAAGATTGATTTCTTCTTTTATATTGAATAATCCTCTCCTTGCCTCTCTCTTACTTGGTTATATGGATTTTGTCACCACTGACAGAGCATGTGTTACACAGGCTTCTCTAGAAGAGGAGAAAGAGGCATTGAGACAGTCAATTAGCAAGCTTCAAAACAATTTGCAAATGGTAATGTCTATTATGCCAAGGAACAGACTATATCTTGTCAAGTGGTTTATCTCCCTTACCTCAATCTGAAAACTTCATGGAATTCCAGGGACTCAAAATTGAACAGCATCTGAGAAAAAAAATGCAGTGCTCGGAGAAAAGACAAGTAAGCAAATTAAGCAATCAATGTTGAAGATTCACATACTTTTACAGTTTACTTTTCTTTTCAGTGTCAGGCATAACTCAATGACAAAATGCAGACTGTATTGGATTCTTTGGTGAGGAAAGGGCTATCTGCTTTGCGCAGTTATCACAATCAACAGAGATTGGAAATCATAAAAGAGTTGGATCAAGAAGCATCTTGGATGGACTCAATGCTTGTTGAGGTTCAGAAGCAGTTGACTGAAATTCAAAATAATGAGTCAAGTGTTGCGACTCCTCAGAGAGAAAAGCAATGTGATGATACTGAATGCAGAGATGTGCATGTCATGAATGATGCGAACTCTAGTTTCATGGACAAGGTTTGTGTTCTTTGTATCCAACCATTTTTTCTCATGTGCCAATAACTCAATTTTTATAAtccagtttttcttttcttttttcacatGTATTCTTGAATAATCTGCACTAATCCCATTTGCTTGTGGCAGCAGACTTTATGAGCCATTGAAATGGGTACTCTCACATGTGTTTATATTTTCCTTAgtgaaaaaaaagagaataatctATCCATAAGGGCAGTAAGGTAGTGTTCGGATGTATAGCTGCAAAAGAATAATCTAACCGTATGTTATCCTTATGGCTCCCTCAGTATCCTAAATTTTATGATATAAGTTGACTCTACTAAGGTATCTGTCTTATCCAATAGAATAAAGAAAAATATCCTGCTTGACTTGCTCTCTGGGAAAGCTTCCCGGATTCAGTTTTCTATTTCTTTTCATTGTCTTACGATTTGGTGATTGCTCTTAGCTACCATTAAGTTATGCAAGTTTGGAATCTTTTTGTTCAAGGCAAATTTTCTCTTCTAAAATTTTCCAACTTATCTTGAGACTTGAGCAAATTACTGCTGATTCCCAATTAGATAGAtcattttggtattttatttttctttttcatttggcaTATAATACAGGATGATTATAGTGTTATGGTGCTAAAAAATAAAACTGGCTTGTAAGAGTATCTCTGTAAACTAGAAAATTTGTTCAGAAAATATGTTTTATGGTGTTAAATTGAAAGAATGTTGTATTATTGTATCTCTACTAGGGACCAAGATTTTCATTTGTCCTTTCTGTATGtggaaaattatatttattaacgcGACTTAAATCCTGCAGCAAAAAAGTCAAAAATGGGTATTTTGATAGTTTGATTATGATTGGCAAGCATtttgagaaaaaagaaaattgataTGATTTGGAAAGCTCCTATGAAACTCTAGAGCTAAAAGCATGTTGAATTAGAGAATAATATTTCAGTTGTTAGTTTGGAAATTATGCAGAAACATCAAAATGAAGTTGATGTGAAACCTCATGCAGTATTGGATGCTATAATATGTCAATTTAACAATACATTTGTTCCTCCAATCATTTCAGCAAATTGCTTTCCTTTCTTCATGATTAATTCGGATGGATAGAAGCAGTGAAATTTTAAACCTTGAAAATGTATTTAATGGAAACAAAATGGATTTGTTCTTTAGTTGGTGACAATAGTGTGGATCCATTGTGATGGTGTCAAAATTCTACCATGATTCGATGATAGGGTTATGGCAATGAGCTGAATAGGGAAATATGAGGTAATGATGAAAGGATTTGAAAAGGATTTCCATTGTTTTAACTCACTAAAAGGATCAAATGATAATAAAGGTATGtgatttttttgttatatttgaTAAAGGGACTTGAAATGCTTGAATGTGGTACTATTTCCACTTATTCTGTATAACAAGCATTACTTGTAGTTGGGTGAACTCTATCATTTCAAATCCTATTAAATTTAATGTTTGACTTATTATCTTCAATTCTTGATGGCAGATGAGTGATATTCCTTCAAGTAATGTTGTTCACGGCACAAGTGATGCACCAGATGCCCTTGCACAAGCATTGCAAGAGAAGGTATTTTTACCTTTGTCTTTAAATTAATAATTAGCTCTATTGTTTGCATTGTCTATTGAGTGCTAAAGTTTGCTCTCTACTGATCATTTCCCAACTTCATTTGCACTTGGGTGTATATTATGGGATATTCTAgatatttgtaattttaatttataaatgcTTATTTTGTTTTCCACTTCCAGGTTGCAGCACTGCTGCTTTTATCACAGCAAGAAGAGAGACATCTATTGGAGGGGGAACTTAATAAAGCTTTGGAGAAGAAGCTAGAAGAGCTTCAAAGGAACTTATCTCAAGTAGGTTTCTTTGATGCAAGTGCTGTTCTTTCTAACTACTACATAGCAAGACTTCTACTTTCCTTGCTTTAATGAAAATGGCATAGATTTTTTTAAATTGAAGTTTGATTCAAGAACGAAGATTTGAGAGTGAAATTGAGTCAAAGAGTGAGAGAGGGTAAAGGGGTTTGTGATGAGTTCAAATGGGTGTGAGAAAGGGCTTGGATATGGTACTAGAAGCCATGGTTCACAATATTGTCTGTACAAATTGACATGGGCTGGTTTTGCCCATCTAACAGCCAACCAACACTATTGATGAGCAAAATGGTCAAGTATGGACTCATCACCTGGTAAGCTCACTGTATGGGGTTTACTAGGCAGTGAAGAGACTGGTGCCAAATGGTACCGCCATACCACGTGATAAGGAATACAGTTTCACCGAGATctatttgtaacaatcaatacttgtGGGTCTGGGCGTGTACCGAGATGCAAACCATATCTGTTCAGGTGGCCTGGTTCAGTCTATTACTTTTTAGAATCCTTGGACCCATGTATTCACATGTTCTGCAGTCACTTGGGAGTTACAATAACTCTTGGGGTCTCTCATGCTGCATGCTGCCACTTGCAGCTATTGGACTGgtacttctcctcttcttctccttcctttcttccttccaTACTGGTCCAGCCATGGACCAATAAGGGTCCAGTACCTGAAATCAGtatcatcttttatttttatgatatttgtCACGACCATCAAGTcttcctctctctcgctctctctgtttctctccaCCGCCTCCCCATCAGGTTGTTATCGCCTCCTCTCCGCTATGTCATCGCCATTGCTGCCATCTCCTCCTACCGACTTGTGTCACCAACTCCTCCAGTGCAAGGTTAAGATCGGTCCTGATACCGAATGGACCAAGATTTGATACCTaggtgttttaaaaaaaaaaaaaaaaaaaaaactgacctGGATGCTTGTCATAATAACCATACCGCTATACATCTGGTATGAATTTCAAACTGGGTGAAATTGCTTGCTTGATCTGTTTATCTCCCACTTCACGTGTTTGTTCATGATTGGAACGATAAATCGCCTCTCAGTATGGAATGATAAACCCAAGTCAATCTTTGGATTATTGGCTACATATAATCATGGTTTTTAGTTTATCCTACATTTTTTCCTGCATTATGGAGGATTCTGGAGAGTTATTACTTGGTTGCTTGAGCTTAATTGTTAACTAAAtagataaagaaaaaatcttcttcaaaACTAAGCCTCAGGTTGTTATGCAGCACTCATAATTGCTTAAATTCGCCTTATATATTCTGGCAAACATCCGGGTTTtgagtgtcagtgtcagattggTGGCTATTTAAGAGATCTTGAACGAAACAGGCAAACATTTCATGGAGCTTCCTTGATCATGAGTTGCATTCTATTATTCAACTCATATTTTTGTGGCTTTGattatgataatgatgatgatggttGTGTGCAATTAAGAATCACATTCTAATATATAATGTAATTGCAGTCTGAGATGCAAGCCTCTTTAGGGGATGCATGACTTTgtacaaaagataaaaataaagccTTAAATTTAAAGATCTCATGTAAGATATTTGGCCTAAAAAGTGACGGAAGAATGTACATGGATCGACTTATTTAGGCACCATGCAAACCCTCAATATTCTATAGATGAACCTGCAATTTCATCGGAAGGTGCATATGCATTGACTTACACACAACCTTCCAAAATTACATGCTTGGATTATCTATGATTAACTCTTGCTCTTTCTTGTACACTTTAGGTTACGAATGAAAAGGTCAAAGCTCTTATGGAATTGGCTGAACTAAAGAGAGATTATCAACTATTGAATGAGTATGTTTCCTATTGAACTATTAAATTTCTTAAGTTCTACTATTTGAAACTTTGTTGCTTTATAGAATTCTTTCCACGTTAATAAACAAATTATTGATACCCCTTTGTGAATTTAGTTAGAactgttttctttttttcaataTTTTGTTTGTATCTCTCACTTGTAAATACACCAAACCAAACACTGAATTCTGAATTGGACCAGAATGGTTCAGCGATATAGGTGAAAATTTATATTGTTTTTGGTTTAACCTAAGAGGTGAGAATTTATCTTCCATGGAGGTCGTCCAAATTTGCTAGTGATATCTGAGAAAAAGttccttttctctttctttctaccCTTATTTTCTTGATGATTCTGACCTCTCTTTGATGATTTGAACACATCAAATTTTTTGTCCATGTCTGTCAACACACACATGGCGAGGCCATGTTTTGCTGTACTTGGCTAATGTGCCTTCCCAGAGAGGTGATCCCTGAACAATGTATCCATCTATCGGCTACAAAGGGTGTTATCTTTCCAATAATACAATGGAAGATGGATTGGCCTATATTCCATCCTTTCCACAAATCTTTATGGCCCTTAGCTCAAATGATCTATATTCCATATCATGTACCATGTCATTTTAATGCACAACACTTTTGGGCATAACAGGGACACAGAACCATCTTGTTGGCATAATGAAGAAGGGATTACTGAGGGTTATTGATCTCATGTTCGCCTATCGATATTCTGTTTTCCCTCCTATCACTGTTTAAGTTTTCTTTTATGTATATGGTGGAAGGATATATTTATATGACTGATTTTTCCAGTGATTTTTTACATCTGGCTAATATTTTCAGTTTTATTGTAGTGACATCATCGGGTTGTCAATGATTCTGAtgtatttgatgaataaatgttgCTTTTATGATGTCTTTAAGTAGTTATATGTTGAGATGCATTTGGAGTTATTTGTTATGAATAAATTTATATGTTTGACATTTTAAGTAGTTATTAGTTTTGACTTGTGGTCCCATTTTCTACAGGAACAGACTTCATAGTATAAAACATGGCAGTCATATGGCCGATCCTGGCAAAAGTACTACCATCCGAGAACAAGAAGGGAAACTGAAGAATATATTGAAAAGAACATACTTGAGACATTGGATGGTACGTGATCAGAGCCAACAGGAAACTAACTTTCTTAAAATCACTGAAGAAAACGGTCCAATCATTAAGACAGACTCTTCCATCGATATTGCAAGGTTAGTGGTTATACATGTTATGTTAATCAGGACCTTAGGATTAACTCATTAGTGTAACAGTAAGGTCGCTTATTATGAAATGAACATCATAAGTTCAAAGCTCACAAATTTCCTCTGCATGTGGAGAGAGATAAAGACTACTATGTCCAACTGACCTTCCCAGATTTCAGGTGGTGCTCGTAAGCTGGGCctttttaatatttgatttgataaatGAATGCTTTTGAACATCTGACTTCCCTTGTTCATTATCCTTTCTTTGAATGCCAAGCCACAGCTTTTTGGTTATGTCTGTGGATCCTTTCCTTCCATAGGCCTAAGTATTTTTTCACTAAAAGATACAAGATCATGCTTGTTTAGACATAGCTGTCAGCTGCTCAGCTTCATATAAAAACTCCCCTTCTCTAGTCCAGGAATGGGCTGTGGAAAGGATAAATAAATGACACATATTTTAGGTTGCAAGTATATATTACTTTGTATTTCCTGCAGGGGTTTATTAAATTGCTTTCAGAATTGTCTACATGTTAATTGAATGCTAACCATACACATGTTGTTAAGGATATATGGAAGCTGTAAAGTtcttttggttcttaatggaaaaTGATTTCCTTGTCGGAATCACTGAATTTATAAGTAATGATGGAAACTGACAAGTTAAAACTAATACATAAGTGATTATCCTTCTATGCAGAATATTGGAACCATGTTGATCAAATAGACATGAAATCATGTGAGTTTTGCACTGAGCCTTGATGTACTTGTTCCTGTCAAATGGACAACAGTGTCAATGAGATGTGGGACATTTTGATTAGTGCAGTTGTTCCAACTGTGCTCGTTGATGGATATTAATTGAATCTAACAGTACCTCCTTGATGACGTACATGTTAGAGATCTGATTGATGTATATTGCTTATGCATAGAATGTAAGAGAGGTGTGCTATTTATCATATTGGTTATGTATCAGTCTATCGAGGAGCTTAAGACAGGGTGTCGACAGTTTCtaggaaacaaaattaagcatttTCTGTTCAACTAAAGATCTAAGTGACGCCAAGTAACGTATAACCAAGCAACGTAGCCCTGTTTTATAGGCTAAAAATGCTGTATTTCGAATCTGAATAAGCAGAACTGATGCATCTCTAGAACATTGGGCATTGACACAAAGTATAGTTGAATAGATGGTTAAGAACCACCAAAAAGCAAGAGTGTCATCAATAAGTTGTTTAACAAGGAGAAACATCTGTGTGCTTTATGAACACCTCAATTAAAAGGCAAATCTTCTTGTGATGTTAATATGACTAATTATTGAATATCAGGGTTTTAGGCAGGTTCGTAACTGTGAGTTGAGGATGTTGAGAATTGAGAAGAATGTGCGATATTGGTAGAAAAGTCGGAGAAACGTTGAGCAGAGTACTAAATGTGAATAAGATGAGGTGCTAATGTTTTAAACTAATTCACGCTCCGTCAAAATAGAAGATGAATACAGTGAACTAGTAATTACATATAATAATAATCAAGTTGTCAGAATTGTGGAGGAAGCCGATTGGCTCCAAACAATAAGGGTGGACATGATGGCTTTTTTGGACAAAGGTAGGACATTGCACTTGGCAGAGAAATATCATAGGAGAGATCTACATACCCACACAGTAGGAGCTTGTTTGTCAATCCTTGTTATTGCTATCCAAACTCATCTCATTATGTATCAATTTTCAATTTTCGGTGGCACTATATGATCATTGAATTATTACAGGCTAAAAGTTGAGAATGCAGCACTTCGGGAAAGCATAGCAAATTTGGAACATCTTACTTCCTCAATTCATAGGCTTCATATTCTGCTTTTAAAGGTTGGTCGTTCGCTATCGGTGTGAAGAATTTGCTCTATTAGTCATATTTATGCAGCAATCCTATATGTAATTCTTAATAAGACCACCTGGTGTATCCACAAAAAAGGTTGCAGTGCTTAGGATCATATATTTTTTCTGTAATTTTTTGCATGGTCATTTTTATCTCACTATTTTTTGACACTAGTGGGGACCAATCACCTCAAAGTTTTCACTCTTTCTCATGTATGTACCTCTTAATGTATGTACCTCTTACTAGAATTTTGATCAAGGTTGTATTTCAACAATCTTTAACAAGAATTGCCCTGTGCTGTCCTTTATTAATATGTTAATTATCACTTTGGATGATAGCTCTCACAATCTGTCTGTTGATTGCCAAAATTGGTGTCTGGCTGCAATAGCTACGGCACCGAGGACTAATATAAatttctttagctttcttatatCTAATGATAATAATCTGTAACTATGATAAAACATATCCTTGGCCATAGCTGCTTACCTACTTCAATTATTTTTCTACATAGACTCCATCTGTGCTACATGGTGCATTGGTATCGAATAGTTGCACATTTTATCTTGGTATAGTTTACTAAGTATGACTTTGGTGACAGGTTCAAGATGAAGCTTCATCTGTTGGCACCGAAGAAGGTACAACCCAAGCGGTGAGCAACGTTGTGATGGAGGCAAACCAAGTGAAGACTGCCCTTGGCGGCTCGCTCCCCGTCAGCTGGTCTGGCGATGAAGCTGACGCCATCATCTACACGAGTCTTCACGAGCCTTCTGACCCCTCGGAGGCATCCAAACCCGCGAAACTCGATGCTGTTTCTGCTGCAGGACTAGAGATGGTGGATCTCCTGATCCTAGCTGCCCAGCTTCAGCAGGAGAGCTTGGGAGAGAGGTGCGTGGATCCACACAACACAACTAGTGGTTGAAAGTGTTTCTTTCACCTTCTCTCGGGGTATGAAATGTGAATACACTATTAGTATGGAGATCTTATACGTTGTATGTGTGTGTACATATCATTTAGGAATTATTAGTTGACATGAAGGTGCTTTATTCTTATACCAAATGAAAATTAAATCGGTTTCTTAACGCAGGTTTGATCCTCCCAAGTTCTTTTGGTCTCCCTCTCCAATCATACAAGCATAACCCTCTCTTTTCGAGGACAATTCTTTGAATATTTAGTGAGACTTATCGAGAAAAAGAATAATCTTTTATGCTCTCATCATCGTATGATTCGAATCAAAATCGTATTGGTCTCGTAAACTTGACACGTAAGTTTATTTTTTCTTCAGACGACTATAAACTCTCAAGAGAATTGGACTTTATTATTACGGACTTAGTtgattttgcttaagtcgtgcgatACATTTGCGTGTCCGTTCGTAAAGATCAGTCTCCTCGAAGTCTCCCATGATTCTATAtgatctacaaaagagaaaaaacgagttagagaaaatattttattcgGGATTCACaagtaaatatttttaaaaatattttataaataatgtaaattataaataacATCACGCTTCACCTCCCGAGGAGACCAACTCGATCCTTCCGAGGCAGCTGTTCCTGGCATTTGCTTCGGTTCCGAGGCAGCTTTTCCTGGTCCCGTCTGACCCGAGCCACGTCTCAGGCCATGAAGCCTTCCCAATTACTCGAAGTTCCTCGAATATTCCTTCGCTCGGAGATCTCTGGGAAGCCAACAAACGTCGccgttcccctctctctctcgacTCTCTCTCGTGCTTACGACTCCGAAAACTCCACAATTCCTCCCTCCAAGTCGATCGAATTCGTTCAGTTCTTGGATCCCGAATCCCAATCACCGGCGTACCACGACCGGATACCTAACCCTAACGCCTGCCCCGAAGACATGGCTTCGCCGCATCCGGCGCCGGCGATGTCGTTCTCCGACTTCCCGGAGGACGTGCAGCTCAACATTCTCTCCTTCCTCTCCCCCGCTGAGGTCGCCGCCTTCGCGTGCACCTCCCGCAGGTTCGCTGCCCTCTGTGGCGCTGCCGCCCCCGACAGCCCCCTCTGGCTCGCCATGTGCGAGCGCCGCTGGGTCTCCAGAACCCGCCCCCGATCGTGGTCATCCCCCTCCGCCTTCGGTCGCCGTGCCCCCTTCGCGCGCCTCTACAAGGCCCTCGACCGCTGGGAGCACCTCATCGGGTTCTGGCGCCGCATCGGCCACGGCGGCCCCGGCACGCCGCCCCTCGTCTTCTTCGAGTGGGGCCCCTCCTACATCGCCGGGTTCCGTGTCTCCCCGTCGCCTGAGGCCACCGGCGATGGATACGGCGTCCTCAAGGTGCCCTTTCTCTGGCTGGGCCTCTCGCCCAACGGCGAGCCTGTCAACTTCCTCCACCCTGGCTGTCGCTTCGAGTCGACTTCAGACATGTTGGGCTCGGTGTCGGACTCCTCGATCTCATCCTCGGGCCTCTCAGATCCCGACTTGCTGCCCGTGACCGTTAGCTTCATGGGCTGCAACCACTTTGTGGTGGAGGAGAATCGAAGCTACTACGCGGATGCTTGGTCAGAAGATTCCAATGGGTTTCCGGTGGAGGTGCTTGGAACC from Musa acuminata AAA Group cultivar baxijiao chromosome BXJ1-3, Cavendish_Baxijiao_AAA, whole genome shotgun sequence encodes the following:
- the LOC135634286 gene encoding F-box protein At3g12350-like, with the protein product MKPSQLLEVPRIFLRSEISGKPTNVAVPLSLSTLSRAYDSENSTIPPSKSIEFVQFLDPESQSPAYHDRIPNPNACPEDMASPHPAPAMSFSDFPEDVQLNILSFLSPAEVAAFACTSRRFAALCGAAAPDSPLWLAMCERRWVSRTRPRSWSSPSAFGRRAPFARLYKALDRWEHLIGFWRRIGHGGPGTPPLVFFEWGPSYIAGFRVSPSPEATGDGYGVLKVPFLWLGLSPNGEPVNFLHPGCRFESTSDMLGSVSDSSISSSGLSDPDLLPVTVSFMGCNHFVVEENRSYYADAWSEDSNGFPVEVLGTEGTSPPDRLMSEIYRYFANRTSPGSDKALRRQRKKERERFGRRRWDTQHFVKINNYYPTVERPLQGLWKGISEDMVLEFYLVTYDDVGGITCRRVSEAGEQFSGYSPVFWTSSTAFLESPFPIEEQDLYGSREHIRPVASNWKSIRSEVVSRILRINSSYDLVIPSLSGSSGDPRNVEGRIWEYDDGTFGFGFLRNNYTIDLKQIALNGSLLDPVEHFCNLSGL
- the LOC135581305 gene encoding uncharacterized protein LOC135581305 isoform X2 — translated: MESEKAKEHEEAMSQKLIPLEKKVEELESAYFNEKKVSTSVQMELDELKKQSEYCEKVVNKFYEIRERENGLFADMTLLDKCSCLLDDPPDNWIFSSDKETSTSKYIASLEEEKEALRQSISKLQNNLQMGLKIEQHLRKKMQCSEKRQTVLDSLVRKGLSALRSYHNQQRLEIIKELDQEASWMDSMLVEVQKQLTEIQNNESSVATPQREKQCDDTECRDVHVMNDANSSFMDKMSDIPSSNVVHGTSDAPDALAQALQEKVAALLLLSQQEERHLLEGELNKALEKKLEELQRNLSQVTNEKVKALMELAELKRDYQLLNENRLHSIKHGSHMADPGKSTTIREQEGKLKNILKRTYLRHWMVRDQSQQETNFLKITEENGPIIKTDSSIDIARLKVENAALRESIANLEHLTSSIHRLHILLLKVQDEASSVGTEEGTTQAVSNVVMEANQVKTALGGSLPVSWSGDEADAIIYTSLHEPSDPSEASKPAKLDAVSAAGLEMVDLLILAAQLQQESLGERCVDPHNTTSG
- the LOC135581305 gene encoding uncharacterized protein LOC135581305 isoform X1, producing MDERGGAEEDIHYQIEQIKRERDELRKDIEQLCMQQAGPSYLAVATRMHFQRTAGLEQEIETLKKRLAGCIREKLNLQEELSEAYHVKSQLADLHAAEVLKNKEAEKQVKFFQGCVAAAFAERDNSLMESEKAKEHEEAMSQKLIPLEKKVEELESAYFNEKKVSTSVQMELDELKKQSEYCEKVVNKFYEIRERENGLFADMTLLDKCSCLLDDPPDNWIFSSDKETSTSKYIASLEEEKEALRQSISKLQNNLQMGLKIEQHLRKKMQCSEKRQTVLDSLVRKGLSALRSYHNQQRLEIIKELDQEASWMDSMLVEVQKQLTEIQNNESSVATPQREKQCDDTECRDVHVMNDANSSFMDKMSDIPSSNVVHGTSDAPDALAQALQEKVAALLLLSQQEERHLLEGELNKALEKKLEELQRNLSQVTNEKVKALMELAELKRDYQLLNENRLHSIKHGSHMADPGKSTTIREQEGKLKNILKRTYLRHWMVRDQSQQETNFLKITEENGPIIKTDSSIDIARLKVENAALRESIANLEHLTSSIHRLHILLLKVQDEASSVGTEEGTTQAVSNVVMEANQVKTALGGSLPVSWSGDEADAIIYTSLHEPSDPSEASKPAKLDAVSAAGLEMVDLLILAAQLQQESLGERCVDPHNTTSG